From one Ammospiza caudacuta isolate bAmmCau1 chromosome 8, bAmmCau1.pri, whole genome shotgun sequence genomic stretch:
- the NDUFB3 gene encoding NADH dehydrogenase [ubiquinone] 1 beta subcomplex subunit 3 has product MGHGGDHGHGHGHDKVELPDYRQWKVEGTPLEEVQRRLAKRGLRDPWARNEAWRYQGGFARPITVTEIFTRGFKWGAAAFVIALAIEYSLFPPKKNGGHH; this is encoded by the exons ATGGGACACGGAGGTGACCACGGCCACGGGCACGGCCATGACAAAGTGGAGCTGCCTGACTACAGGCAGTGGAAGGTGGAGGGGACTCCCCTCGAGGAGGTGCAGAGGAGGCTGGCAAAGAGGGGGCTGAGGGACCCCTGGGCTCG tAATGAAGCGTGGAGGTACCAGGGTGGCTTTGCAAGACCTATCACCGTAACAGAAATCTTTACCAGGGGATTCAAgtggggagctgcagctttCGTCATAGCTCTGGCCATTGAATATTCACTGTTTCCTCCAAAGAAGAATGGAGGCCACCACTGA